From the genome of Nocardia sp. NBC_01503, one region includes:
- the cas2e gene encoding type I-E CRISPR-associated endoribonuclease Cas2e, translated as MVVLVLSACPAGLRGHLTRWLLEISPGVFVGVLTKRVRDLAWERVVELSKDGRAIMIYSTRSEQRLAFKVHRHEWEPVDIDGVRLMLRPHTGDPSAGRPRSGWSKASRYRKAVQQSAKRRGGEEK; from the coding sequence GTGGTAGTGCTAGTCCTGAGCGCCTGCCCAGCAGGATTGCGGGGCCACCTCACTCGCTGGCTCCTGGAAATAAGTCCCGGCGTGTTCGTGGGTGTACTGACCAAACGCGTACGCGATCTGGCCTGGGAACGAGTCGTCGAACTCTCAAAAGACGGTCGCGCCATCATGATCTACTCCACACGTTCAGAACAACGCCTCGCGTTCAAGGTGCACCGACACGAATGGGAACCGGTGGATATCGACGGAGTCCGGCTGATGCTGCGACCCCACACAGGCGATCCATCCGCAGGCCGACCCCGCTCGGGATGGAGCAAGGCCAGCCGGTATCGGAAGGCAGTACAGCAAAGTGCCAAACGCCGCGGCGGTGAGGAAAAGTGA
- the cas1e gene encoding type I-E CRISPR-associated endonuclease Cas1e, with translation MAILGYGLPGPCTCYCSYRERAVIHRDANALTATDERGVIHIPAATLGALILGPGTRITHQAMMLLAESGSTAVWVGEQGVRYYAHGRSLARSSRLLEAQAIAFSNQSSRLRVARAMYAMRFPGDTVESLTMQQLRGREGARVRALYREHAERTGIDWKRRKFDPNDFAGGDPVNQALSAAATCLYGIAHAVIVALGAAPGLGFVHTGHERSFVFDIADLYKAEFAIPIAFDIAAANVEDIGASTRRAVRDAIHAEGLLGRCCNDLHTLLLPDNPDAGDDWDTDVVQLWDRQGNVDSGVSYVDEEVPW, from the coding sequence GTGGCGATACTCGGCTACGGCCTGCCCGGACCTTGTACCTGCTATTGCTCGTACCGCGAACGAGCAGTGATACACCGCGATGCCAACGCACTCACCGCCACTGACGAACGCGGAGTCATCCACATCCCGGCCGCGACCCTCGGGGCATTGATCCTGGGACCCGGTACCCGCATCACTCATCAGGCGATGATGTTGCTCGCCGAGAGCGGTTCCACCGCAGTATGGGTGGGCGAGCAGGGTGTCCGCTACTACGCGCACGGGCGCTCGCTGGCTCGCAGCTCACGGTTGCTCGAAGCGCAGGCGATCGCGTTCTCGAACCAGAGCAGTCGGCTTCGGGTAGCACGCGCAATGTACGCGATGCGTTTTCCCGGCGACACGGTCGAGAGCCTGACGATGCAGCAACTGCGCGGCCGCGAAGGCGCCCGGGTACGAGCGCTGTACCGTGAACACGCTGAGCGAACCGGGATCGATTGGAAGCGAAGGAAGTTCGATCCGAACGATTTCGCAGGCGGTGACCCCGTCAACCAGGCGCTGTCGGCGGCGGCGACATGTCTGTACGGCATCGCACACGCGGTGATCGTGGCCTTGGGCGCCGCACCAGGGCTCGGGTTCGTGCACACCGGACACGAGCGGTCCTTCGTTTTCGATATAGCCGATCTCTACAAAGCCGAATTCGCGATCCCCATAGCATTCGACATCGCTGCCGCGAACGTCGAGGACATCGGGGCATCTACCCGCCGCGCGGTCCGCGACGCGATCCACGCAGAAGGACTCCTGGGTCGCTGCTGCAACGACTTACATACGCTGTTGCTCCCAGACAATCCGGACGCTGGTGACGACTGGGACACCGATGTTGTCCAGCTGTGGGACAGACAGGGCAACGTCGACTCCGGTGTTTCCTACGTCGACGAGGAAGTGCCGTGGTAG